A region of the Apium graveolens cultivar Ventura chromosome 6, ASM990537v1, whole genome shotgun sequence genome:
gtgtatatatatacatttaaTATTCAGTGGATTTTGAATTTTTATAACTATTGATACTGGGAGGGAGAGTTGAAAATTGTGCATGCAGTAAATAAATCTGTGTATATATTGGTATTTTTGTATTTAGACACTTGGAGAGATTATGTAGATAAGagagacacacacacacacgtaaCATACTGAAAGTAAAGGTGAGGGATAGTGCAGTGGTATCTGCAGTGCAGTTTGTCCTGTAATAAGTAATGTTGTTAATTGGTGTGTGAATTGTAACAAATAAACTGCGATATCATGAGCTTGACTTTAGAATTATTCGTTTCGCCACTTTTCAACAAGGAACCTCTCTTTACTATGGTTTTACCGTATGAATTTTAGAACTTCATATGCTTCATATGATTAAATTTAAAAAGAAATAACATAAAGAAAAAAGGGAAAGAGGACTGATTGCTGCTATATTTTAGTTCTGTTCTACTCCCTAAAGTATGCTTCTTTAGTTTGATTCAAAATTATTTTGTATTGTCGGCCTGTTTGTTTTAACTTAAGTAGTACAAATTCATTGAGGGGCCCTTCATTTCTAATTACAGACTTGCATAATCTGATGAGGTGTTGATACTTTTTTTCAGTGAATGGGATGCATTTAGTGAGGGAGTTGGAGAAAGACTTGAAGGTTGCAAAGGTCATCTGCATGGTAAGCCAGGGTATTATGCTGTAACTGTAATTTGTTTAATGGCCTTCATTGCAGTATATAAGTAGTATGTTGATTTCAAATATTCGCTCTAAATAATTTATCTATCAGGCCCGTGTAGTACTGTTTGTTAtttttgattatatatatatatagagagagagggagagagagaaatTGTCATTTGACGTGTGCAGAATTTTCGAAGATCTGTGACTTTTTGCTATTGGCTTATTGTTGATTTTACTGTTAACAAATTGGACTTGTCATTCCACAAGGTTCCTTGTTGGATCTGTAGATGATTAAGATATTATTTACATTTGACAATGTGCAGAATGGTCGAAGACATTTAAACTCTTCAAGGACTGAAGTATCAAGGGATCTAATTGTAACCACAAATTCTAGAAGAAAGCAAGCCCTTCTGGTATCAAACGTTCCTTTGGAGTCAGCAATATTATCAGTAATCTAGTTATACTTGTTTGATTGATATTTGTTGGAAGAATGCTGCATATGGTTGAAACCCCTAGCCCGATTTATTTTAGATATTTTAAGGCTGTAATTGTCCTGTTGATTAAAATGGGGTTAAAAAAATTAGGGATGAGAATGGGTGGGTTTGCAAAATCCAAATCCAAACTCGAACCCAAAAGATTACCTGAACTGGGAAAAAAACAGAATCAGATTCTAATGGATTTCTTATAGGATTCCGGTTGACCTGTAACCTGATTCCCCCCCCCCCCAAAATCCACAAATTGCTGCAAATTTCAGTATTCAAGTTCCAGTGAAATTGATATATCCTGTCTGGCATTAGTAGTTGTAATAATGTTCTTTGCGGAATCACAACATGTCTCGGAAGTTGGTATGCATATGTTTACTAATGGATATTATTTCAGTTTATCTAAGAGTAAAAGATTTGTATGAGAAACAGAAAATTATGTGTGTTTATCATACCATTACTAACCTAGAAGTAAGAGCAACAAAAGAATCACAGTAGACCAAACTCAAATCTAAGAACAAAGTAATCAGTAATCACAACAAAAGCCAACCGTTCGTGATTGGCCATCCAATTTAAAGGAGAAGTTATCTTGATTAGGGCATCAGATTAAGATATGTAACAGAACAGATGGTTGTATAGGGACGAAGTGGGTGTAGAAGGGTAGTGGAAGCAATGTGGATGGAGAAGAGTTGTGAGAAGTGGGGAGTGGGTTGGGAGAGCGGGTGTAAATGAGTAACGGAGACCCCAGATCTAAATTTTAATCTTGTAAATTTGTAATGTATGTAAACATAATATGAGATATTAAATGGGCTATTGCTGTGCTCATATGTTGGGTGGTTTATTATTAGGGACTTGGTTATTAGTTGGGTTAATAACAATGATGTACTTTATTATACATATTTGTTTGTTTATCTATTTTGTGAACTTCCCTGTAGTGTACCCAAAATGAGAAGCCAAACACGACCACAGAATCTATCATGTACTTTCATGTTCATGTACCTTTTCATTGCGTGTAACTAATAGTTCAAACCCAAACTCTAAATTTCCACGTCATCTATAAGCATACGTATCGCATATCATGTAGGTATATTTTGATTAGTGTAAAAATTGTTATATTAAAGTAAGAGTATTTTATTGGATTGAATCGTTGACATTTTGTAATTTTCATATGTATACTTCTGAAACTGTCTGTATTTCTATTGTTACAAGTTTAGATACATTGTAATAGATATAAGAAAGTCAAATTTatattaaaagaatatttaaaatatatttgaatGTTTTCCCTAGTCCCTAGTGCATTAAAATCATTCGAGCTCGACTCCTTTCCACCTAGGCGAGGCCTTGACAACTAGGAATTTGATTGTACTGTTTATGTGTTTACTGTCTAGTACAGAATTGCTTTGTTATCCCTTAATGTGCATATTCGTGCCCTGCAATAATCTCTTAATATTTACAGGATATGCTTCCCATCTTAACTGAATTACGTTATGCACTTGACGTACAAGTGGCACTTGAAGCCCATGTGGAGAATGGTAACTTTTGTAAGGTTGGATTTCACATACCAAgttttgtatcaatatattgtggtATTTTAAATTCCGCAAAGTTTGTTAGTCTTGATATAATCTTCAGTGAGCACTAGTCCAATTCTCAGCTGTTGAACTGTGCAGGCATTTCAAGTACTCTCTGAGTATCTGCAACTTTTGGACAGTTTTTCAGAACTTTCAGCAGTACAAGAGATGAGCTGTGGTGTTGAGGTGTGTTATGCGAATTGCTAAGAATATATTCTTGCAGAGATGTACATGTGTTCATGTTAAATTATTCAGTACATGTACATCTTCTCTGTTTCTAGTTTAAACCTTTGTATGACTATTCTGTCCTCAAAAAAATTTTCAGGTTTGGTTGGGTAAAACTCTTCAAAAGCTGGACTCACTTTTGCTAGGGGTCTGCAAAGACTTCAAAGAGGAGAGCTATCTGACTGTTAGTGCATCTTGATTATAACTTTGTTCTGCAGTAAATATGAAACCGAACATTAAAATATTACATTGATCCTTACCATCAGGCAGCCATATTTATGGATTTTTTTGTCTTGGCATGGAAAATTACAACTTGTATGTGATAATGCTGGGTAAATGTTAACTTATGAAGTTGTCCTAGTATTAAGGTTGTTTATAAGTTATAGTACATCAATTTGTGCTTGTCGTGATGATACTGTGTAATTGCTCTCTGTTTTGTTGCTATGTCACGGGTTTGAACCCTGGTAACAACCTTTTTAATGAAATAAAAAGGGCAAGGCCTTACCCCCCGCTTTTGTGGGAGTCTTGTGCACTCCGTACGATCCTATTTATTATAATGTAAATTGCTTCAAATTCGGGAACCTCTCTCTTAAGCAATGCATGTACTCTATGTGATGCAATCACATTATTggtacatacatatatatatatatatatatcatttaagTATAGAGGGGCTACTCTAATAGAAACCAATTTTAAAATAGAAACGAGAAAccattattttttttaaattactcTGAAATATAACACAAATGGTATGCAAACCGATCGttgagagatggagaaaaatacagtgaagtcggttttaaaaaaaacttaccctggaaaaatcaaattaaaaacggaggggaaaaactGAGATTGTGTGTGAGATTGTGTGTGGGAGGGTGCAGATTAGTTGGGTGTGGTGCTCTTAGGGGGGCCATTAGATTAGATTGATATAATGCCttagattagtttctagtttctattttaagTTTAGTTTCTATTTGGTCATTTGCGTATACGCTAGTGATCAAATACCAAACCAATGTTAGAATACAAACTGCAAACCAGTGACTAATTAGTGATTGATAGAGGTATAATTAgtgattttaaaataattcacTTATATATTTATGACGGCGGCACCACTCTTCTACTGATCAGTATTATGTAATTTAGTGATTTTCAGTAATTTAGTGATTATTTTTTGATTGCCATTAAATTgttaatataaaatttatttttatatttagtGATTTTCAGTATGTAAATTAGTGATTTGCAGAGGTTTGTAGTTTGTATTTTAGTTTAGTTTGTATTGGAGTATgattctctctctccctccctctctccctccctctctctctctctctctatatatatatatatatatcattttcCTGCCTTTCCAGTGCTATTTTTAAATCACTAGATAACGACATGCACTTTCCAATTAAAATTACCTGTATAAGATATGATGGAGCAGCTCCTTCCTATTATGGTGTGGCTTTTTGTGGAACTACTACAAAACGTGTGATGAAGATCAAGGAATTAGGAGATAATAACATAAAGATCAAAAATTATTATTAGCGAATGAAGCTTCAAATTAACTTTACATTTATTGAAGTATCTTTGGGGTGATGTGACCCCCAGTCTGCAGTCTTAATAAACTGGCTCCCATCTAGTGTCTGGCGTATATCTAATTTAAAACCCAAACATCCTTGAGTCTTGGAATTCGCCATTGTCGATGTATTATCCAGGAGACTGTTAATAGTATGTTAGCATTCACGTTGTAAACATATCAGTTCTGATCTTGTCTCAAGGTGCAAGACATAATATTTCATCCAATTTTATGCAAATTGGAATTGTGAGAAGTCTGTGCAATGATAAAGGAGGGTGAGAGTTGGAATGTGGTAGATTTACTATGAGGAGTATTTAGTGTCTTAAACCATATAACACATGTACACACAAATATGAAATCTCATCTCTCTTTTAACTCTCTTTGAATCCATCAAAAGTAGTCGATGCATTGCTTTACAGTCTAAGGCATTGCATTACAGGTGGttgatgcatatgcaataatTGGGGATGTTTCTGGTCTTGCTGAGAAAATGCAAAGCTTCTTTATGCAAGAGGTTCTCTCTGAAACCCACTCCGTATTAAAGAACATCATAATGGAGGTACGTTGGTTTAGTAAAATATCATTAGTTTTCCATTGATGTGGTCCACTTGTGCTAGAATTAGTACTCTACACTGTATTCTATATTTGAATACCTCATGTACCGTATTGTTGTGATAATATCAACAATAATTATTTGGTATTACACGGCTATAAGTTGGGTCATACTTGAAATTATGATCAAGTGTTCACTTGCTATCTGCTAGGTTATGGGTTCAAATCCAAGAAAACAGCCTATAAGTTATTGAAAGGAGTAACACAGCttttttgtttattattattaattttatttttttgataatttaCCTTATTTTTCGAAGTCTGTAAACTCCTCCTTTCTTTCTGCCTCTTTTAAAATCCATCACATAAGTTTGTAACTTGTGAGCATTGTTTGTTTCCTTACACAACTtttttgtaatataaagtgtCCCCCAAGTCATGCTAAAGTACGCCCTGTACAAGCTTATCATGTTCTAGATTTAGCCAACATTTATGTTCATAAAACAATGTGAAACCATAAAAAGTTCCAAATAAGTTTATCATATTGTATGATCTGGAAAGGAACTACATAAATGATGATTCTGATCTGTACTTTCACTTATAACTACTTGTGTTTTTGCCCAACTGTAAAAAATTAAATGATTAGATCTTTATATTTAGAATGTTAAGAGTTTAAAATCAGTGTAAATCTTCCAGTAAATCTTACATTTATATTAGTTGATTCCCTCTGAGATTGAGTTTTTGCAGGATGTGGAATCTCCAGATATGAAAAGTACAAGGTACTTTTAGATCTTTAAAGTTGTGTTCGCCTTATGTTTCTGCTTCGCGTTCTACTGAACCCTGTTGCTCTTTGTTTTTATTAGCAGGCTTACTTACAGCGACCTCTGCCTGCAAATACCTGAGTCAAAGTTTAGGCAGTGTTTGCTGGAAACTTTGGCTGTTCTTTTTAACTTGATGTGTTCATATTATGCTATAATGAGTTTTCAGCCAGAATATGAGGTAATGAGCAATaatctccctccctccctcctctccctccctccctccctccctcctctctctctctctctctctctctctctctctctctctctctctctccctctctctctctctctccctctccccctccctccctccctccctccctccctccctctccctccctctccctcCCATATCAGTATCAAACTGAGTAATGATTGAACTGCtccctccccctctctctctccccccctctctctctcagTATCAAATTGCTTTCTCCCGTTCTCTCCTGTTAACTTGCAGCTCAAGTTATCAGTTGAAAATGTGTTCAGTTCTATTTTGTTCTCATTATTATCTTGTATTGTTTCCTATCCTTAAGTCTATGGTTTATGTTTCTTATTACAGTGCGATCACATTATGTGAAGTTTGGCTAGattaatatgattttttgtttTATCTATTAAATTTTGAAATGATAATACCTGAGTATGTTGGCATGATGTAATAAGGCTTATATATGTATTTTCAATAAGTTGCATGATTCAACACGGCACACACTGATCATGAAGCAGAAGCAAGACAATGATAGTAATCTTTTGTGTGATAATCAGCATGTTTCTTTAGTTGCGGATTCTGATACTTCCCACAAAACTGATAGCACATCCTCTCTATCCATCGGAAGAGCTCCCATTTCAAATTTGATGGAGGAACCTGCGAACGTCGCGTTGTCTGATGACATCTTAAGCAATGGATCTGTTTATCCAGTTCcagtaactcctgaatctgaggCTAGAGATGGTGGAAAAGAAGCATCAAGCAGTGGCTCTCCATGGCTTCTGTTGCGAAGTGATGCTACTGTGTTTGTATCACAAACTTTACAGAGAGGTCGTAAAAATCTGTTGCAACTTGCAACAAGCCGCATGGCAGTTCTTCTTTCATCTTCTGCTGTTTGTTCTACCAGTATACATCAATTTCTAAAAAATTATGAAGATCTAAATGTCTTTATCTTACTTGGGGAATCTTTTTCTGGGGTTGAAGCAGTTGAATTCAGGCAGAAAGTAAAAAGTATTTGTGAAAATTATTTTGCAGCATTTCATCGACAAAATATATTTGTAAGTTTCTTTTtgtattataatatattctttttTGTAAGCCTCTCTATGAGTTGATTGAGGTCAACTACTGGAAATGCCATTCAGTTAATCTTGTCCAGCTGTATGATATGCGAGTTTACATACATGATTTACGAGTTCGCAatttcatctttcttgtcatcgTTAGAAAGTATCAAATGTCTATACGCTAAATCTCAGACATGAGGCGTTCACGTTAATTATTATGCAGGCACTAAAAATGGTTATGGAGCGGGAGAATTGGCTGATAATGCCTTCTGACACAACTCAAGCTATCAGTTTTGCCGGTCTTGTGGGTGATGGAGCAGCTTTGATTGTTCCATCGAATAATACTTCTACTGGCCGAGGTAGTCACTCTATTAAGTCAGCAAATTCAGCTGAAATTGCTTTTAAAAAGAGTGGTTTCTCCTATTGGCTCGAAAAAGGTAACCCATTTTCATCGAAATTGACAACCAAGGAACTTAATGATTCCTTGTTGCTGAACGGGCTAGCTTCTCCTAGTGAATCTGAGGGCAAGAATTCACTGCTCAGTTCCAAGGCATCTCCCAAAAAAAGGGGAAGTGCTCATAATAATGGCTATATAGAACTTTTGGAAGATGAAAATGAAGATCTTCTTGCTGACTTCATTGATGAAGACAGCCAACTACCAAGTCGGATCTCTATATCCAAGCACACAAGAAATCGATCTTCACATTCATATGACACAGAAGCAATAGCGCACACAGGATCTTCACTTTGTCTTTTGAGGTAAACCTTAACTTGGGACTGTAAACTTATAATTATGTCATTAGATTTGAGCTAAAACTATTCATAATCTTTTAGACTAATGGACAAATATGCAAGGCTGATGCAGAAATTAGAGATAATCAACATTGTTTGCTTTAAGGTATTACCTACTTGTTGatttcttctcttcttcttcttcttcttgatttttcttgttgATGTAACCTGTTTATCTTTCTTGATCCCCCAATCTGTCAGGATATCCTTTTTTTACTGTACAATGAAGTTTGGTTCCACTAGGTTTAAGTATTTTGTGGTAGTTATGTTGTGTTTGCTTTTCTTTATAAGTGGGATAGAAGTTCTATAGGAGAGTTGGATTGTCAAACAAATTAGAACTGTGAGGTTATGATTGAAAACCAGGAAGATATATTCAGTCAATTGTAAATAAATAATTTTAGGAAAGTAACTCAGATATTTGTGGCCTTTTTTTTTTACAACAATTTGTAATGTTGAATAACTCTATCTGACAGGGAATCTGCCAATTATTCGGGTTGTACTTCCATTTTGTGTTCGAGAGCTTTGGTCAACAAAACACTAATCCTAGTGGACAAGGGTCAAGCGACTATCTGACTTGTACGTAATTTTTCGCTCTGTGCGCACACATCAGATGTTCAGTCAACAAAGAGAAATATAGATAATTAAAAGAGAAGAAAGAATCATTTTCTTGAGTTTCCTTTCATTCAATAATTATCTTAATTGAACTTGGCAAAATTCGTTCATGTGGAAAATCATAAAAATCTTGACAATATATTTTGGTTCTCAGATCGGCTGAAAACTGCTTTATCTAGGATTGCTCAAGATTCTGATCCTTGGATGAGATCCAAGTCAGCTCCATCTTCTTCAACATCTATGAATATGCCATTGTCTCATAAGGACATCACACCTGCAAGTCCACTCAGTGCAAATTTTAGTCAGGTGCAGGGAACATCATCTGGTCTCAAGGTACTGTACTTCAACAGAGAGATAAAGCCATAAATTTTCTAAAGTTCCAGATAGGATGCTTTTTCGCACAAGTACAATATTATATTACAGAACAAGTTCTTATAATGACAATTGCAATTGTAACTAGCAATTTACAATTTGTGTTTTTTTCAAAACTGTGGTTCATTTTCTGTCCGATTAAATTTTGGACAAAACACGATTAGTACAACCAAAACAGATTATGCATGATGTGCTATTAGCTGTGAAATGGGGAGGCAAGAGGTGCACAAGAAGAATGCATTACAAACTCTTATTCTGTTGTTCCACAGAGTTATATGGTGGTATCGGCGAAGGATTGAAGGAATTGCACAGTAGGTCAATTCTCATGAATTTGTAGGAAAATGTCAATAGGATAGCAGGGGACCAGGGGTGCATTTTGTAGTTTTTGGAATATGTATTTTTCCTGTAAAATTGAGATTCTAAGATTATGTGCCTTGTGTCCACATAATGGTAAATACCGAAATgacaatgttcttaggattgcaGATTTGCAGGTATAGCACTGGTTGGGAAGATGATAGGAGTACAATATGAGATAAATAAGAAAGATAATTTTAAGTGATTAGGTATAAATGGGAGTACAGTCTGAGGGTAATTTACATTATAATTCTGTAGGGAGCAAAAGAAAACATCTATGTCTTACCTCTGTGTCTGAAACGAAGAATCCGGTTCTGCAAAGATCTATCACCGGCCCATATTTAAGTTAAATTACATAACATTCTGAGCCCACTTAAATTCTTATAATGACCAGATGTTAGGGACCACCTGAAGTATGATCTGGTGCTAAGAAACTTTCCATATCTAGGCTTAGTTCTTTAAAGTTGTTTCTTGATCAGTTCAGGTCCCCTGCTAGCCTTATAGGATCTGATGTTGTTCTCTGGATGTTGCCATGGCAGAACTTGGCGTTTTATTGGTGACCAGTTGACCACATGCTGGAAAGACTTAGTTGGTGAATTCAGGACTTTCTGAATGGTATATTATCTTGTAAAGAGAGAGAGAACTTTTATATAATTTAACTGTCATTTAGGATTGATCGGGTTAATTTTGGGTTTTCTCAGTAAATCGGTTTACGCATTGGGTCGGGCTTGAGTCGTGTCTTATGTTTCCATCCCTAGGTTAGCATAAGGGCTGTTCCCTAAATCCTTTGAACTGCTCACAACCAAACCACAGTTATCTGAAATTGTGGATATGAAAACAATCATTACTTTCAGATTTTCAAGATTTTTGGAAACCTCAAAAATCAAATTGCCACCACATTTATATAAAAATGTGTTTACAATCTCCAATTTCCTTCTTGACAACCAAGTTAGTGGTACTATTATGCTACTCGGGTATAAGGGTCAAAAGGGACTTGGGCGCGGGTGTTTGCGGCCCTATGAATAGTTTTGAACTTGTTTGCTGCAAGGTGAAgtgttttaaaaaaaatgaagaacCTGACAAGGATCACCTACTCGCACCCATGTCATACCCGGTCAACATGAGTATGCGGAAAATTGTTGAGTCCGGTTAATGGAAGGTACTAGAATCAACTGTTGTCCATCACTTACTTGGTAAATAACTATATTTTAATTGGTTAGGAGTTAGCACCAAATTAGTATttttattcaattaataaattCAAGTAGGAACATTAGTAGAAATTGTGGAACATATGACCATATAAAATACTATTTAGtgtttttaaatatttcaaaagACCCTGCTTTACATGTTTGGATAATACGAAGACAGTATGTTTATTTTAGCGGTCCGAACACAAGTCAAACCGCGTGTTGTTATTCGGCTGCGATTTTAGAATTGGTTCATCTTTTACCTTCCAACCGTACCAAAACAAACCTGGAACACCCCTAATCACCATGAAGACTGTTCAACTTACTCTTTAACACTGTTAGAAGTTGTAGTTACTTCAATATTCTCACTGAGTTGACTATATTATGTATAACCTTTCATATTGACTACCAATCCTTTCTTCTCTTTCATGCTGATTCTGCTTCTTAACTATATTTTGTCACCTCTGAGATCCATGAACCACCTTTCTCTCAGGAATTAGAGCTATCTATTTGGACCAGACAGAATGAGGAAAATTTTCAAATGAGCAGGATGCTTATAATTTAGTATTGACCTTTATGAACATGGAAAACTGTTTTTATTATAATAATGACGGAAGTCACAGTTACTTTTTTACATTAATTTTTTGATCAACAGTATCACCCTTTTGCTTATTTTTTTTTTGGTAGATGATGTACCTTCCTTGATTCTACTAATTTACAGCGTACTGCAGGAAAGGTGTGCAAGTGCTGATACTATATCTTTGGTTGCTCAATTACTGCATAGATCAAAAGCTCATCTCCAGTCTATGGTCCTGCAAAACAGTGCTGCAAAAGTTGAAGAGTTCTATGTGCACATGGTATGTTCCTCCACTATATTTATATAGGTTCCAAGTTCAGTTGGTAATCATAGTTGCTGAGTGAACTTTTAGCTTATAAACATTATATACCGTCCAACTAAATAGTTTTTGTTGAGTATGCAAAGGTTCTCATGATATCTAAATTTTTATTGTTGATAAATGTAAATAGTATCCATACCTGACAAGTAGACTAAAAGCT
Encoded here:
- the LOC141666799 gene encoding uncharacterized protein LOC141666799 isoform X4; its protein translation is MEHYEQMVNGMHLVRELEKDLKVAKVICMNGRRHLNSSRTEVSRDLIVTTNSRRKQALLDMLPILTELRYALDVQVALEAHVENGNFCKAFQVLSEYLQLLDSFSELSAVQEMSCGVEVWLGKTLQKLDSLLLGVCKDFKEESYLTVVDAYAIIGDVSGLAEKMQSFFMQEVLSETHSVLKNIIMEDVESPDMKSTSRLTYSDLCLQIPESKFRQCLLETLAVLFNLMCSYYAIMSFQPEYEHVSLVADSDTSHKTDSTSSLSIGRAPISNLMEEPANVALSDDILSNGSVYPVPVTPESEARDGGKEASSSGSPWLLLRSDATVFVSQTLQRGRKNLLQLATSRMAVLLSSSAVCSTSIHQFLKNYEDLNVFILLGESFSGVEAVEFRQKVKSICENYFAAFHRQNIFALKMVMERENWLIMPSDTTQAISFAGLVGDGAALIVPSNNTSTGRGSHSIKSANSAEIAFKKSGFSYWLEKGNPFSSKLTTKELNDSLLLNGLASPSESEGKNSLLSSKASPKKRGSAHNNGYIELLEDENEDLLADFIDEDSQLPSRISISKHTRNRSSHSYDTEAIAHTGSSLCLLRLMDKYARLMQKLEIINIVCFKGICQLFGLYFHFVFESFGQQNTNPSGQGSSDYLTYRLKTALSRIAQDSDPWMRSKSAPSSSTSMNMPLSHKDITPASPLSANFSQVQGTSSGLKERCASADTISLVAQLLHRSKAHLQSMVLQNSAAKVEEFYVHMVDSVPDLVEHIHRTTAKSLLHINGYVDRIANAKWEVKELGLEHNGYVDLLLGEFKHYKTRLAHGGLRKEVQDNLLEYGLENIAEILIEGLSRVKRCTDEGRALMSLDLQVLINGLHHFVSVNVKTKLQIVETFIKAYYLPETEYVHWTRAHPEYNKSQIIGLVNLVATMKGWKRKTRLEVLEKIESATL
- the LOC141666799 gene encoding uncharacterized protein LOC141666799 isoform X3, whose protein sequence is MLPTSPLPFTFNPLLSLSNESPESFDFGFSKYFPFNSSLFSRGMDLSRFGEKILSSVRSARSIGLLPSSSDRPEVPARAAAAAAIARALASLPPHQRYNISSSSEELTSIYGSSTRGDVVAELEEEFYEQEFDPVRHVLENIPSEEIELTYYEEKAALRLAQLDKISEHLSRHVMEHYEQMVNGMHLVRELEKDLKVAKVICMNGRRHLNSSRTEVSRDLIVTTNSRRKQALLDMLPILTELRYALDVQVALEAHVENGNFCKAFQVLSEYLQLLDSFSELSAVQEMSCGVEVWLGKTLQKLDSLLLGVCKDFKEESYLTVVDAYAIIGDVSGLAEKMQSFFMQEVLSETHSVLKNIIMEDVESPDMKSTSRLTYSDLCLQIPESKFRQCLLETLAVLFNLMCSYYAIMSFQPEYEHVSLVADSDTSHKTDSTSSLSIGRAPISNLMEEPANVALSDDILSNGSVYPVPVTPESEARDGGKEASSSGSPWLLLRSDATVFVSQTLQRVEFRQKVKSICENYFAAFHRQNIFALKMVMERENWLIMPSDTTQAISFAGLVGDGAALIVPSNNTSTGRGSHSIKSANSAEIAFKKSGFSYWLEKGNPFSSKLTTKELNDSLLLNGLASPSESEGKNSLLSSKASPKKRGSAHNNGYIELLEDENEDLLADFIDEDSQLPSRISISKHTRNRSSHSYDTEAIAHTGSSLCLLRLMDKYARLMQKLEIINIVCFKGICQLFGLYFHFVFESFGQQNTNPSGQGSSDYLTYRLKTALSRIAQDSDPWMRSKSAPSSSTSMNMPLSHKDITPASPLSANFSQVQGTSSGLKERCASADTISLVAQLLHRSKAHLQSMVLQNSAAKVEEFYVHMVDSVPDLVEHIHRTTAKSLLHINGYVDRIANAKWEVKELGLEHNGYVDLLLGEFKHYKTRLAHGGLRKEVQDNLLEYGLENIAEILIEGLSRVKRCTDEGRALMSLDLQVLINGLHHFVSVNVKTKLQIVETFIKAYYLPETEYVHWTRAHPEYNKSQIIGLVNLVATMKGWKRKTRLEVLEKIESATL
- the LOC141666799 gene encoding uncharacterized protein LOC141666799 isoform X1 yields the protein MLPTSPLPFTFNPLLSLSNESPESFDFGFSKYFPFNSSLFSRGMDLSRFGEKILSSVRSARSIGLLPSSSDRPEVPARAAAAAAIARALASLPPHQRYNISSSSEELTSIYGSSTRGDVVAELEEEFYEQEFDPVRHVLENIPSEEIELTYYEEKAALRLAQLDKISEHLSRHVMEHYEQMVNGMHLVRELEKDLKVAKVICMNGRRHLNSSRTEVSRDLIVTTNSRRKQALLDMLPILTELRYALDVQVALEAHVENGNFCKAFQVLSEYLQLLDSFSELSAVQEMSCGVEVWLGKTLQKLDSLLLGVCKDFKEESYLTVVDAYAIIGDVSGLAEKMQSFFMQEVLSETHSVLKNIIMEDVESPDMKSTSRLTYSDLCLQIPESKFRQCLLETLAVLFNLMCSYYAIMSFQPEYEHVSLVADSDTSHKTDSTSSLSIGRAPISNLMEEPANVALSDDILSNGSVYPVPVTPESEARDGGKEASSSGSPWLLLRSDATVFVSQTLQRGRKNLLQLATSRMAVLLSSSAVCSTSIHQFLKNYEDLNVFILLGESFSGVEAVEFRQKVKSICENYFAAFHRQNIFALKMVMERENWLIMPSDTTQAISFAGLVGDGAALIVPSNNTSTGRGSHSIKSANSAEIAFKKSGFSYWLEKGNPFSSKLTTKELNDSLLLNGLASPSESEGKNSLLSSKASPKKRGSAHNNGYIELLEDENEDLLADFIDEDSQLPSRISISKHTRNRSSHSYDTEAIAHTGSSLCLLRLMDKYARLMQKLEIINIVCFKGICQLFGLYFHFVFESFGQQNTNPSGQGSSDYLTYRLKTALSRIAQDSDPWMRSKSAPSSSTSMNMPLSHKDITPASPLSANFSQVQGTSSGLKERCASADTISLVAQLLHRSKAHLQSMVLQNSAAKVEEFYVHMVDSVPDLVEHIHRTTAKSLLHINGYVDRIANAKWEVKELGLEHNGYVDLLLGEFKHYKTRLAHGGLRKEVQDNLLEYGLENIAEILIEGLSRVKRCTDEGRALMSLDLQVLINGLHHFVSVNVKTKLQIVETFIKAYYLPETEYVHWTRAHPEYNKSQIIGLVNLVATMKGWKRKTRLEVLEKIESATL